One Mesorhizobium sp. WSM2240 DNA window includes the following coding sequences:
- the repB gene encoding plasmid partitioning protein RepB: MARKNLIEVSVDNPATETSSPMTAARPIAGFVPPSIRNPPVGGITKTLGNITEKFERAQDIEKQLAEGQTIIEIDPALVASSFVSDRIGIDAVKLAQLSEQIKDHGQQVPILVRPHPDGPGRYQVAYGHRRLAAAKALGIKVRAVVRALSDDQLVVSQGQENNARTNLSYIERALFAVRLEDRSFSRETIMAALGIDKAALSKMISVVRQVPIELIEAIGAAPEIGRRRWMELADQLPKANVKNLLASLSAPETKALSSDQRFQAVVDALATKPEKTPKDISALKSWAPEDKSVRVSLKANGKTTTIAIGEVNGPLFAAYITERLDDLYADWKSKQEN, encoded by the coding sequence ATGGCCCGCAAGAATCTCATTGAGGTTTCGGTTGATAACCCAGCGACTGAAACTTCATCGCCCATGACGGCTGCGAGACCGATTGCAGGCTTCGTTCCTCCGTCCATACGCAACCCTCCCGTTGGGGGGATCACCAAGACCCTCGGCAACATCACGGAGAAGTTCGAGCGCGCCCAGGATATCGAGAAGCAGTTAGCCGAAGGGCAAACGATCATTGAGATCGATCCAGCCCTCGTTGCTTCCTCTTTCGTCAGCGATCGCATTGGCATCGATGCCGTCAAGCTCGCCCAGCTTAGCGAGCAAATCAAGGACCACGGACAACAGGTTCCGATTCTAGTGCGCCCTCATCCAGATGGTCCGGGAAGGTACCAGGTCGCCTACGGCCATCGGAGACTGGCGGCCGCTAAGGCACTAGGCATCAAGGTCCGTGCAGTCGTCCGGGCACTTTCTGACGACCAGCTCGTAGTCAGCCAAGGGCAGGAGAACAACGCCCGGACCAATCTTTCATACATCGAGCGAGCACTCTTTGCAGTTCGGTTGGAAGACCGCTCATTCTCCCGAGAAACCATCATGGCAGCTCTTGGGATCGATAAGGCCGCTCTGTCGAAGATGATCTCAGTTGTGCGGCAGGTGCCAATCGAGTTGATTGAAGCCATAGGTGCAGCGCCTGAGATCGGCCGTAGGCGGTGGATGGAACTCGCGGATCAGCTGCCGAAGGCAAACGTCAAAAACCTGCTGGCATCGCTGTCCGCGCCAGAAACCAAGGCGCTCTCCAGCGATCAACGCTTTCAAGCAGTGGTCGATGCCCTGGCAACAAAACCTGAGAAAACGCCCAAAGACATCAGCGCTCTCAAATCCTGGGCCCCTGAAGACAAATCGGTTCGCGTCTCGCTGAAGGCCAACGGCAAAACCACCACAATCGCCATTGGCGAGGTCAATGGGCCGCTGTTTGCAGCATACATTACCGAACGGCTGGATGACCTCTATGCCGATTGGAAGTCGAAGCAGGAGAACTGA
- a CDS encoding type II toxin-antitoxin system Phd/YefM family antitoxin, whose translation MTTTVTAAAVSKNFGAYQDAAVRDPVIITKNGRPRTVLMAYEDFVRLSKRDRRVELTAELSADEIAAVEASEMEPGLDHLNDELSGANPLTAKNAAD comes from the coding sequence ATGACCACCACCGTTACTGCTGCCGCTGTCTCGAAAAACTTCGGTGCTTACCAGGATGCCGCGGTTCGAGACCCCGTCATAATCACCAAGAACGGCCGCCCGCGTACCGTGCTGATGGCCTACGAGGATTTTGTTCGGTTGTCGAAGCGCGATCGGCGGGTTGAGCTCACGGCAGAACTGAGTGCGGACGAGATCGCTGCGGTTGAAGCATCTGAAATGGAGCCGGGGCTTGACCATCTCAACGACGAACTTTCCGGGGCAAATCCGCTGACGGCAAAAAATGCTGCCGACTGA
- a CDS encoding plasmid maintenance toxin (PemK-like) encodes MLPTEIKVGYVFRYSYLWHWQHLEGREEGDKDRPCLVLALVAMQEDGTPVVRVLPITHTPPSNPDDAVEIPAAVKLRLRLDHERSWIVLTESNRFAWPGPDVRPLETESGYYGPLPPALFATVKRGFIALAKSQAHQSTPRTA; translated from the coding sequence ATGCTGCCGACTGAAATCAAGGTCGGCTACGTCTTCCGCTATTCCTATCTATGGCATTGGCAACACCTCGAAGGGCGAGAGGAGGGGGACAAGGACCGGCCCTGCCTGGTGTTGGCCCTGGTCGCCATGCAGGAGGACGGCACTCCGGTCGTTCGGGTGCTGCCGATCACTCATACCCCGCCATCCAATCCCGATGATGCCGTCGAGATCCCGGCTGCGGTCAAGCTACGCTTGCGGCTAGATCACGAGCGGTCATGGATCGTTCTGACGGAAAGCAATCGGTTTGCCTGGCCCGGACCGGACGTCCGGCCGCTGGAGACCGAGAGCGGCTATTACGGGCCCCTGCCGCCGGCATTGTTTGCCACGGTCAAGCGAGGCTTTATTGCCCTCGCGAAAAGTCAGGCACATCAAAGCACTCCGCGCACAGCCTGA
- the repA gene encoding plasmid partitioning protein RepA — MLQTSFQRREQEHLPSMLSADSLELSRQLQLHQQKIFPPNSQKVIRNFSPAEASYYIGIGEGYLRQIASEGYGPEPLANGRRMYTPDDMGRIRQTLDEKNGSPKYVPSRRPGEKLQVIAVMNFKGGSAKTTTSAHLAQYLALRGYKVLAIDLDPQASLSALFGHQPELDVGAGETLFGAIRYDDPRPLSDIVRATYTPNLHIVPGNLELMEFEHETPKAIMTGSAESMFFARIGEVLTDIESLYDLVIIDCPPQLGFLTMSALCAATSVLITVHPQMLDVMSMSQFLAMTSELMAVVERAGGRTSYDWMRYLVTRFEPNDGPQSQMTGFMRAIFGNRMLHSPMLKSTAISDAGVTKQTLYEVERSQFTRGTYDRAMESLNQVNSEIEGLLKATWGRK; from the coding sequence ATGTTACAGACTTCTTTTCAAAGGCGTGAACAGGAGCACCTGCCGTCCATGTTGTCGGCGGATTCGCTGGAACTGTCACGTCAGTTGCAGTTGCACCAGCAGAAGATTTTTCCTCCGAATTCTCAGAAGGTGATTCGCAATTTCAGCCCGGCCGAGGCCTCCTACTACATCGGCATCGGAGAAGGGTACCTCAGGCAGATTGCTTCCGAAGGCTATGGCCCAGAGCCGCTGGCTAACGGTCGGCGCATGTACACGCCGGACGACATGGGGCGGATTCGACAGACTCTCGACGAAAAGAACGGGTCCCCCAAATATGTCCCGAGCCGCCGTCCTGGAGAGAAACTTCAAGTGATTGCGGTCATGAATTTCAAAGGGGGTTCTGCAAAAACTACCACGTCCGCGCACCTTGCCCAGTATTTGGCGCTTCGAGGTTACAAGGTTCTGGCGATTGATCTCGATCCGCAAGCCTCGCTTTCCGCTCTGTTCGGCCATCAGCCCGAACTTGATGTTGGCGCCGGAGAGACGCTCTTTGGCGCTATCCGGTATGACGACCCGCGACCGCTCTCGGACATCGTGCGGGCGACATACACTCCGAATCTGCACATTGTGCCGGGCAATCTCGAGTTGATGGAATTTGAACATGAGACCCCGAAAGCGATAATGACCGGATCGGCGGAATCGATGTTCTTTGCCCGTATCGGGGAAGTCCTGACCGATATTGAAAGCCTGTACGATTTGGTCATTATCGACTGCCCCCCGCAACTGGGCTTCTTGACGATGTCGGCGCTTTGTGCCGCGACATCGGTTCTCATTACCGTTCACCCACAAATGCTCGATGTGATGTCGATGAGCCAATTTCTGGCGATGACCAGCGAGTTGATGGCAGTCGTGGAAAGGGCAGGGGGTCGCACCAGCTACGACTGGATGCGCTATCTCGTGACACGTTTCGAGCCGAATGACGGGCCGCAGAGCCAGATGACTGGCTTCATGCGCGCCATCTTTGGGAATCGGATGCTTCACAGCCCCATGCTCAAATCGACGGCGATCTCCGACGCGGGCGTGACAAAGCAGACCCTCTATGAAGTCGAGCGGTCGCAATTCACCAGGGGAACCTACGACCGGGCAATGGAGTCATTAAATCAGGTCAATTCGGAAATCGAAGGCTTACTGAAAGCGACTTGGGGAAGGAAATAA
- the repC gene encoding plasmid replication protein RepC, which translates to METGIAATPFGRRPMSLALLAAQNESREIPEGKSVDKWQLYRWLCEGKSLVGIGDRSLAVLAGLLSFYPDNELSEENGLIVFPSNKQLSLRAHGMADTTLRRHLSALLDCGLILRRDSPNGKRYARKGGGGDFEDAFGFSLAPLLVRADEFQEAAERVQADNRALKLMRERITLHRRDISKLIEVAVEEGAAGDWGGLWRRFRAIVDAIPRRATVDDLEPFVADLAAIREEVDNLLDSHMNVVNPDGNESHTGRQQSDSNTDSIFEFEPAFEKSGATAEPRTREAEKPKGYPLGLVLKACPEIADYAVDGIGNWRDFMATAAQVRGYLGVSPSAYEDACHVMGQEAAAIVIACILQRAQHINSAGGYLRVLTDKARAGEFSVGPMLMAAFKTNGSMSRMTG; encoded by the coding sequence ATGGAGACGGGTATTGCAGCGACGCCCTTTGGGCGGCGGCCGATGTCGCTTGCCTTGTTGGCAGCGCAGAATGAATCACGCGAAATCCCCGAAGGGAAGTCCGTAGACAAATGGCAGCTCTACAGGTGGCTTTGCGAAGGCAAAAGCCTCGTCGGCATCGGGGACCGTTCCCTGGCGGTACTTGCAGGCCTGCTGTCGTTCTATCCCGATAACGAGCTGAGCGAGGAAAACGGTCTGATCGTCTTTCCGTCGAACAAGCAGCTGTCGCTCAGGGCACACGGTATGGCCGACACGACGCTCAGGCGGCATCTGTCGGCATTGCTCGATTGCGGCCTGATCCTTCGCCGGGACAGCCCGAATGGCAAGAGATATGCCCGCAAAGGTGGGGGAGGGGACTTCGAGGACGCGTTCGGCTTCTCCCTGGCGCCGCTTTTGGTACGCGCTGACGAGTTTCAGGAGGCCGCAGAACGCGTTCAAGCCGATAACCGCGCCCTGAAGCTCATGAGGGAGAGGATCACGCTCCACAGGCGGGATATCTCCAAGCTGATCGAGGTGGCTGTCGAGGAGGGCGCCGCGGGTGACTGGGGAGGCCTTTGGAGGCGATTTCGGGCGATCGTGGACGCAATTCCGCGCCGGGCGACTGTCGACGACCTGGAGCCGTTTGTAGCCGATTTGGCAGCGATCCGCGAGGAAGTGGACAACCTATTGGATTCTCACATGAATGTTGTGAATCCGGATGGCAATGAGTCCCATACTGGACGGCAGCAATCTGATTCAAATACCGACTCAATTTTTGAATTTGAACCTGCTTTCGAAAAAAGCGGGGCGACGGCCGAGCCAAGAACGAGGGAGGCCGAGAAGCCGAAAGGGTATCCGCTTGGGCTGGTGCTGAAAGCCTGCCCCGAAATTGCGGATTACGCCGTCGACGGGATCGGCAATTGGCGCGATTTCATGGCAACGGCGGCCCAGGTGCGCGGCTATCTCGGCGTGTCGCCGTCCGCATACGAGGACGCCTGCCATGTCATGGGGCAGGAAGCTGCGGCAATCGTGATCGCCTGTATTCTGCAGCGGGCGCAGCACATCAATTCGGCTGGCGGCTATCTCCGCGTGCTGACCGATAAGGCCAGAGCAGGGGAGTTTTCGGTCGGGCCGATGCTGATGGCCGCCTTCAAGACCAATGGGTCGATGTCAAGGATGACGGGATGA
- a CDS encoding DUF2934 domain-containing protein, translated as MAGDREARIRARAHEIWEREGRPVGEEKLHWEQASREIDREEAESSPGMISGGEGGSAKKDVAGRSKPGRVSPKASGAPKRGRGKQS; from the coding sequence ATGGCTGGCGATCGAGAGGCTCGGATTCGGGCGCGTGCTCACGAAATCTGGGAAAGGGAAGGTCGGCCCGTCGGCGAGGAGAAACTGCACTGGGAACAAGCCTCACGCGAGATCGATAGGGAGGAGGCGGAGAGCAGTCCCGGAATGATCTCCGGCGGCGAAGGTGGTTCAGCAAAAAAAGATGTGGCCGGCCGTAGCAAACCGGGACGAGTTTCCCCTAAAGCTTCGGGCGCGCCAAAACGCGGTCGAGGTAAGCAATCCTGA